From Sinorhizobium sp. B11:
TAGCGCTCGGCAATCGAAGCGACATAGCGCCAGTGCGTCGTCGCCCGCCGTCCGGCCAGCAGGCCGGATGCCGCGAGCACGGCGACACCCGAGCAGAGCGACATGACACGTGCGCCCCGCTCGTGCGCTGCCCGCAAGGCTGATGTCAGCGGCTCCGGCACCGGCGCATCGATCGCCCGCCATCCCGGCGCGATGATGAGATCTGCCTCATCGAGCAGTTCCAGCCCGTGATCGACAGCAACCGTCAGACCGCCGGCAGCGCGCAACGGACCCGGCTCGATGCCGGCGACGGAGAAGCGATACCAGCCCTCGCCCATCTCCGGCCGCGAGAGGCCGAAAACCTCGTAGGCGATGCCGAATTCGAAGGTGCAGAGCCCGTCATAGGCGAGCGCCACGACATGTGGTCCCTGTGTTCGATGGAGATCCGATTTTGGCATGATCTTTACGCTGTCAGTCACAATGGCCAATTTCGCCAATCCGTAGCATCGGCAATGATCGGCTGCAACAGCAACCAGGAAAGGACAAGACCTATGCCAAGCCCCGTCTCCGATATCCCTGCCGCTTCTCCCGAAGCCGCCGCCGATCATTTCGCCGGCAAGCTCGCCTTCGAGACCGATTGCTCCGACGTGAACGCCGCTTTCGCCTCGGGCAAGGTCGATTTCGTGCTGCTCGATGTGCGCTCGCCCGCGCTCTTTGCGCAGTCGCATGTGCCGGGCGCCCTCAATCTGCCGCATGGCAAGATGACCGCACACCGCATGTCGGAATGGCCCTCCGATACGCTCTTCGTGGTCTATTGCGCCGGCCCGCATTGCAACGGCGCCGACAAGGCCGCCCTGCGCCTCTCCCGTCTCGGCCTCTCCGTCAAGCTGATGATCGGCGGGCTGACCGGCTGGGCCGATGAAGGTCTCGCCTTTGAAGGCGAGGCAAGCGCCGCCGCCTGATCCGGGATCCCCGCGGCGAAGGATAATTTCATCCGTCACCGGACATGCTTCTCGTGCCGGTGACGGATGACACCATAGACAACCAGTCATGGAAGACAGATCCGGATAAATCGGATTGCCAAGCGCGCCGAAATCCATGTTTTTCTATAGGTTTCTCTGGAAATAAGCAGCGGCTGCCGTATATCGCTAGTCTCGTCGACCCTATCCGGCCGGCATACTATGCGACATTACTTGGAACACGGTCAGCATGTCACTTCGCAGTGCCCTTCGTGCACAAACAGCAGATTGCCATGCCGGGGTGGACGCCCTCTTCGGCAATTTCAGCCTCTCCGATATCAGGACCTATAAAGCCTTCTTGCGCGCCCATGCCCGCGTGGTTCCGTCCGTCGAAGCCGCCCTGGAGCAGGCCGGTATCGTGCAGCTGCTGCCGGATTGGCCGGAGCGACGGCGCGCGCACCTTCTTCTTGCCGACATGGCCGAACTCCAGGAGCCTCCGCCTCCGATTCTTGCCAAGCCCGATCTACGCGGCGAGGCCGCGCTCTGGGGCGCGGTCTATGTGCTGGAAGGATCGAAGCTTGGCGGCGCCATGCTGGCAAAGGCCGTGCCTGATGACCTGCCGAGCAGCTACCTCAGCCCGCACGGTCCGAAGGGCTCGATGCGCGCGTTTATGGAACGTCTTGATACCAGCGGCATTGACGATATGGCAGCCGCGGTTGCGGCTGCGCGCGGCGTTTTCGATCTCTTTCTGAAGGCTGCGCAACTCGAACTGGAAGCTGTTTGATGAGCAATGCGACCGGACCTGTCGATCTGACCAACTGCGACCGCGAGCCGATCCATCAACTCGGTTCCGTCCAGCCCTTCGGTTTTCTGCTTGCGGTATCCTCCGACTGGATCGTCACTCGGGCCTCGGCAAATCTCGCCGAATTCCTGGGCATAACTCACAGCGAAGCCGCGGGCCGGCCCGTGTCGTCGATCATTGTGCCCGAAGCTCTCCACGCCCTCCGCAACAAGCTCGCAACCCTGCGCGGCCCCGACACCGTCGAACGCATTTTCGGCATTGCCCTGACATCAGACCCTCAGCGTTTCGACGTCGCAGTGCATGTGAGTCACGGCCAGGTCATCATCGAAGGCGAACGCTGCAACGAAGGCCAATCCAGCGCCCCGTCGCTCTCCATCCGCAGCATGATGTCGCGTCTTGACCAAACGGAAACGCTGGAAGCCTTTTTTCGCGAAGGCGCACGGCAGGCCCGCGCCCTCACCGGTTTCGACCGTGTCATGGTCTACCGGTTTGATGACAGCGGTTCCGGTGAGGTCGTGGCGGAGGCTGCCCGGCCGGGCATCGGCTCGTTCCTCGGCCTGCACTATCCTGCCTCGGATATTCCTGTGCAGGCGCGCGCGCTCTATCTGCGCAATCTGTTCCGCATCATTGCCGACATCAACGCGACACCGGTGCCGATCCTGCCTGAACTCGACGAACATGGCCGGCCGCTCGATCTCTCCATGTCCGTGCTGCGTTCGGTGTCGCCCATCCATATCGAATATCTCGCCAATATGGGCGTCGGCGCCTCACTCTCGATCTCCATCGTCGTCGATGGCAAGCTCTGGGGCCTGTTTGCCTGCCATCATTACAGTGAACGCCTGCCTTCGGCCGAAAGCCGCTCCACTGCCGAACTCTTCGGCCAGATGTTCGCATCCCGCCTCGAAAGCCGCGAGCGACGCCTGGCGCTTGACTACGAGACCAAGGCACGTCGCATCGCCGACCGGCTCCTGACGTCCGTTGCCGACAATGCAAGCCTGCTCGACGATCCGACCTGGCTGATCGATGCCCTGGCGGACGCCATTCCCGCTGATGGTATCGGCGTCTGGATCAATGGACGGCTGGCGATTGCCGGCCTCGGTCCGGACGAGAAGAGCTTTGCCGCTCTCATCCGCCACCTCAATCGCAATGCCGCCGGCCGGGTCTATGCAGTGGACCGGCTTGCGGAGACCTATCCTGATGTCGAAATCGATGATGCCGTGGCGGGCATGCTCGCCATTCCGATCTCCCGTTCGCCGCGCGACTATGTCGTGTTGTTTCGTCAGGAGATCGTGCGCACCGTCCGCTGGGCCGGCGATCCGCACAAGCCGGTGGAATATGGCCCGAACGGTCCGCGGCTTACCCCGCGCAAGAGTTTCGAGGCCTGGTCCGAGCTGGTACGCGGCCGCTCCCTGCCCTTCACCGAAGCCGAGCGTCGCGTGGCAGAAACGATCCGCGTGACCCTGATCGAGGTGGTTCTGCGCCTGACGGACGAAGCGAGCATGGCGCGCCAGCTCGCCAACGAGCGGCAGGAACTGCTGATCGCCGAGCTGAACCATCGTGTCCGCAATATTCTGGGCCTCATCGGCGGTCTGATCCGACAATCGCAATCATCGGCCATCAGCCTGCCAGATTACGTCCGGCAGCTCGAAGGCCGCGTCCAGTCGCTCTCCAGAGCCCACGACCAGATCACCCGCGACCACTGGGCGCCGGCTTCGCTGCGGCAGCTGCTGCTGGCCGAAGCCGCCGCCTATCTCGGCAAGAACGCCGAGCGTATCAGGATGACCGGCGAAGACGTGCTGCTGGAGCCGCAGGCCTTTTCGACGACGGCGCTTGTCTTCCACGAGCTGGTTACCAACAGCGCGAAATATGGAAGCCTGTCGGGATCCGGCTTTGTCGATCTCGGCTGGCTGAGGGATGAAGAAGGCAATCTCAATATAGGCTGGCGGGAAAGGAATGGCCCTCCGGTCACCGAGCCCAAGCGTCAGGGCTTCGGCTCTACGATCATTCGCCGCTCCATCCCCTACGATCTCGGCGGCAAGGCTGAGATCCGCTACATCAAGGAAGGGCTGGAAGCCGATTTCTCGATCCCCGCGAGGTATGTTGAAACAGTCAGCTCGGCAGACGAACACCCCGTTTCTGCGCCTGTCGAAACCGCGGCAGGCAAGGTCGTTGCTTCAGACAAGGAACCGCTCGCTGGTCTCAATGTGCTGCTGGTCGAGAATAACCTCATCATCGCCATGGATGGCGAAGACATTCTGCGCCGTCTGGGCGCGGAAGTCGCAACAGCGCCAAGCGTTGCCGATGCGATGGAATTCCTCGCCGGCCAGTCCTTCGATCTGGCACTTCTCGATGTCAATCTCGGTGACGAAACCAGTTTCGCGATTGCCGACCGGCTGGCCGCCAACAACGTGCCCTTCGTCTTCGCGACAGGTTACGGCGAGGGTATAGCGCAGGCCCACAGCCATTCGGATGCGCCGATCCTGCAGAAGCCCTACACGATCGAGGGAGTGACGGACATTCTTGTCCGCATTTCGCTTCCGGCCAAGCTCTGAAGAAATTCGAACAAACGCGTAACCGTTAGACCGCCGATCGGCGGCTCAGTCCGGCCGCAACCCGCTTATGAAGAGCTGCTCCAGGAAACGCGCTGCATCCTCGAAGCGCCCGTCGCC
This genomic window contains:
- a CDS encoding rhodanese-like domain-containing protein — encoded protein: MPSPVSDIPAASPEAAADHFAGKLAFETDCSDVNAAFASGKVDFVLLDVRSPALFAQSHVPGALNLPHGKMTAHRMSEWPSDTLFVVYCAGPHCNGADKAALRLSRLGLSVKLMIGGLTGWADEGLAFEGEASAAA
- a CDS encoding biliverdin-producing heme oxygenase; protein product: MSLRSALRAQTADCHAGVDALFGNFSLSDIRTYKAFLRAHARVVPSVEAALEQAGIVQLLPDWPERRRAHLLLADMAELQEPPPPILAKPDLRGEAALWGAVYVLEGSKLGGAMLAKAVPDDLPSSYLSPHGPKGSMRAFMERLDTSGIDDMAAAVAAARGVFDLFLKAAQLELEAV
- a CDS encoding GAF domain-containing protein, whose product is MSNATGPVDLTNCDREPIHQLGSVQPFGFLLAVSSDWIVTRASANLAEFLGITHSEAAGRPVSSIIVPEALHALRNKLATLRGPDTVERIFGIALTSDPQRFDVAVHVSHGQVIIEGERCNEGQSSAPSLSIRSMMSRLDQTETLEAFFREGARQARALTGFDRVMVYRFDDSGSGEVVAEAARPGIGSFLGLHYPASDIPVQARALYLRNLFRIIADINATPVPILPELDEHGRPLDLSMSVLRSVSPIHIEYLANMGVGASLSISIVVDGKLWGLFACHHYSERLPSAESRSTAELFGQMFASRLESRERRLALDYETKARRIADRLLTSVADNASLLDDPTWLIDALADAIPADGIGVWINGRLAIAGLGPDEKSFAALIRHLNRNAAGRVYAVDRLAETYPDVEIDDAVAGMLAIPISRSPRDYVVLFRQEIVRTVRWAGDPHKPVEYGPNGPRLTPRKSFEAWSELVRGRSLPFTEAERRVAETIRVTLIEVVLRLTDEASMARQLANERQELLIAELNHRVRNILGLIGGLIRQSQSSAISLPDYVRQLEGRVQSLSRAHDQITRDHWAPASLRQLLLAEAAAYLGKNAERIRMTGEDVLLEPQAFSTTALVFHELVTNSAKYGSLSGSGFVDLGWLRDEEGNLNIGWRERNGPPVTEPKRQGFGSTIIRRSIPYDLGGKAEIRYIKEGLEADFSIPARYVETVSSADEHPVSAPVETAAGKVVASDKEPLAGLNVLLVENNLIIAMDGEDILRRLGAEVATAPSVADAMEFLAGQSFDLALLDVNLGDETSFAIADRLAANNVPFVFATGYGEGIAQAHSHSDAPILQKPYTIEGVTDILVRISLPAKL